The nucleotide sequence TCCGCACTCTTCTGAACAACAGGAAGCCCGGCTGCGGCATCAACATCCTCCTCGCCGGGCCGCCCGGAACCGGCAAGACCGAGACGGTTCACGCGCTGGCCCGCGAGCTCGGATTGAGCCTGTACGTCGTTGCGATGCGACCCGGTCGCAGCGATGATTCCGACGATTCCGTTCGGGTCACGGACGGCTTCCGCATCAGGGGCCTCGTCGCCTGCCGCAACTCGCGGGGCGACCAGCCCGACACGGCGATCCTGGTCGACGAGGCGGACACCCTGCTCGGCGCCGGTGGCGGCGGGATGTTCCGGGCCCTGTTCGGGGCATCCGGCTCGTCCGTCGGGAAGGCGATGATCAACGACGCGCTCGATTCGGCCGTCTGCACCCAGTTCTGGGTCGCCAACGACCTGGGCGCCATCGATCCGTCGACGAGGCGCCGGTTTGACTTCGCGATCCGGTACGAGCGCGCCACCCCGAAAGACCGCCTCTCGATCTGGGAAACAGCGGCCAGAAAGCACGGCGTTGCGCGGCTTCTGCGGCCCGAAGACCTCGAACGCTTCGCCCGCGAACGCCCCGTCAGCGCCGGCGGGATCGACGCGGCCCTCCGCAACGCCGCGAACCTGCCCCGGAAGGGCTTGAACCGCGCCGAGTTCGTCGCGTATGTCGATCACCTGCTCGAGTCCCAACTGCTGTTCACCGAAGAGGAGGGTAAGACCGAGACGGCCCAGGCCGACGTCGGCGAACCGGTCGGGATCGAGCTGATGAATATCCAGCCGGCCGACGATCTGAACCAGATTCTCACCGTCGCCGCCCGATGGCGCGAGGCCCCGACGAAGCGGGCCCTGACGATTCTCCTGCAGGGCCCCCCTGGAACCGGGAAGACCCATTTCGCCCGACGCCTCAGTTCTCTGCTCGGCATGCCCCTCCACGCGAAGACGGCCTCCGAGATTCTCAGCCCCTACGTCGGGATGACCGAGAAGACGATCCGCGAGGTGTTCCGCCAGGCAGAACGGGAGTCGGCCGTGCTGTTCCTCGACGAGGTCGACAGCCTTCTTTCGAGCCGGGAATCGGCCGTCCGGAGCTGGGAGGTGACCCAGGTGAACGAACTGCTCTCGGCGCTCGAGTCGTTCAAGGGCGTCTTCGTGGCCGCGACCAACCACGCGACCCGGCTCGACCAGGCCTCGATGCGCCGGTTCCACTTCCACCTCGAGTTCGGCGCCCTCACGCCCGCGTCGGCCGCCGTCTTCTATCGCCGCCTCCTCGCCGGCTTCGCCGGTGGCGACCCGCCGCCCGCGACGCTCGACCGCCTGAGCCGCCTGCCGGGCCTCGTGCCGAGCGATTTCGCGAACATGCACAAACGCCTCACTCTGGTGCCCGGCATGACAGCCACCCACGACGAACTCCTCGCCGGCCTCGCCAAACTCTGCGCCGCCCGCACCCCCAACCGCCACCCCGAGATCGGTTTCTCCCGAACCCCGCGATAACAGCCCGTGGTTAAAATGACAAGGGACCCCCGCCATCGCGGCCACTGAAAAGGAGTCTCACATGCGTGATCCGGCAAGAATTGAGGTAGGCTGGAAAACAGGGACACCAAAGTTCTGATAAATATACCCAGAAAAGGAAGATTTCACAGAATTTCCCGAGACATCGAAAGAGGCTAAAAAGTCGAAAGACCCGCTTATTTGGCGGGTCTTTCATACGTCCCGAGACATCCCGGGTCTTTCAGCAAGCTCCCAGAGAGGGACTCGAACCCCCGGCCCGCTGGTTAACAGCCAGCTGCTCTACCGGCTGAGCTATCTGGGAATGTGACCGTATATTACCATACTTTATTTCGGGGCGCAAGAGGGGGAACGAAAAAAAAGCTGGGCCATGACGGTCGAGAGGACGGGCAGACTTGAGACCAGGCCCAGACATCGGGGGTTGACGAGGAGCCCGGGAAAAGCCGCCGTTACGGCGTGGGGGCGTGGAGGGTGTCGAAGCGGAGACGGTCGGCCTTGAAGCGCTTCAGGATGATGGGGTCTTCGTCGGAGGCGAAGTCGGGGTGATCGCCGTCGCAGGCGGCGATGAAGCGGCAGAGGGAGAGGGCGAGGGATTCGGCGGCCGGGTCGGACGAGGTCGACAGGGCAGCCAGGTCTCGGCAGAAAAGATTGCGCATCGGGAGGGAGAACTCGCCGGCGGATTTAAAAAAGACGGTGAACCGGTATTCCATCGGGGCGAGGGCCGTGCGGGCGATCAACAGATCGACACGGTAGAACTCGTCGATCAGTTCGATGGTGCATTCGAAGGGAATCTGGGTTCCGAGGGCGCCGCCACGAACCAGAAGATTGCCGACGGTCGGATTGCGCCACTCGTCCTTCGGAATGAACGCGGAAATGCGGTACCGGTTCGCCGGGGCGCCATACTGGTCACGGTTGAAATACACCGAGGATATCGGCGCATTGATCATGTTGCGAGCCTGGAGCCAGACATCAGGGTCATCGAGAACGACGTCGCGGCTGAACACCGACGGAGAGTTCCCGGCGGCGATCGAGAACTTCTGACCCGTATATCCCTTGGCAAACGCCCAGACGCGAATGGTACCATTATCGAACGATACCGATGCTTTTGCATTCGGAATCAACTGCATGGTTGCATTCCGGATCGAGAGATCAACGATGTGCGGGCCGGCCTTGTAGGGCCGCGCGGAAACGGCCGGCGCGATCAGCAGCAGGACAATCGCGAGGACAACGAAACAGTTTCTGCGCAATGACATCATGGATCAATTATGCCCATAAATCTCCTGATTGACAAGTCCTCTGCATGGGAGAATTTGCACTGGTATCTGTTTCGTCAGGCTCAGGAT is from Candidatus Ozemobacteraceae bacterium and encodes:
- a CDS encoding AAA family ATPase → MRLRTEKHTLHQADVGAHLHVLRAALQIMNRFGLNVGSDICRAFYSLLNARRRKMFMRDSLHVLEPYREKLMASPRTADIFSPNPDLDDFFRIVTTESSVGPKIRLLLMEQLRHAIENAERRESKRLSKFSRKLDEIRRTFRLSEIETEIIALTALHEISPAIECILDSIRPASRGLHNIYRYQYLIDASRPVFMKAVSTDGSLRRLNFFDRDGDVRSEVVEYLTGSRKLTLSTWYYQHFDGPALPLEKLTISPRDVETIRTLLNNRKPGCGINILLAGPPGTGKTETVHALARELGLSLYVVAMRPGRSDDSDDSVRVTDGFRIRGLVACRNSRGDQPDTAILVDEADTLLGAGGGGMFRALFGASGSSVGKAMINDALDSAVCTQFWVANDLGAIDPSTRRRFDFAIRYERATPKDRLSIWETAARKHGVARLLRPEDLERFARERPVSAGGIDAALRNAANLPRKGLNRAEFVAYVDHLLESQLLFTEEEGKTETAQADVGEPVGIELMNIQPADDLNQILTVAARWREAPTKRALTILLQGPPGTGKTHFARRLSSLLGMPLHAKTASEILSPYVGMTEKTIREVFRQAERESAVLFLDEVDSLLSSRESAVRSWEVTQVNELLSALESFKGVFVAATNHATRLDQASMRRFHFHLEFGALTPASAAVFYRRLLAGFAGGDPPPATLDRLSRLPGLVPSDFANMHKRLTLVPGMTATHDELLAGLAKLCAARTPNRHPEIGFSRTPR